The following proteins are encoded in a genomic region of Roseinatronobacter sp. S2:
- a CDS encoding site-specific DNA-methyltransferase, translating to MAVSTLAQGASVLPLDEILGGDCIKVMNSLPEGSIDLIFADPPYNLQLKGDLHRPDNSRVDAVDDAWDQFDSFKIYDQFTRAWLKAARRLLKPNGAIWVIGSYHNIFRVGTALQDAGFWILNDVIWRKSNPMPNFRGKRLTNAHETMIWASKSEGGKYTFNYEALKELNEGVQMRSDWVLPICSGHERLKDDKGDKAHPTQKPESLLHRVLVGSTNPGDVVLDPFFGTGTTGAVAKLLGRHYIGIEREESYRKVAAKRLGQVRPLDASALETTISKRAQPRVAFGQLVERGLLRPGEVLVNPRGQAAKVRVDGSLVSAEHRGSIHQVGAALENAPSCNGWTYWQFKRDGKLIPIDLLRQQIRSEMHD from the coding sequence ATGGCAGTTTCAACATTGGCGCAGGGGGCGTCTGTGCTACCCTTGGATGAAATTCTTGGCGGAGACTGCATCAAGGTGATGAATTCGTTGCCAGAAGGCAGCATTGACCTCATCTTTGCCGACCCCCCTTATAACCTGCAACTGAAGGGCGATCTGCACCGCCCCGACAACAGCCGCGTCGATGCCGTGGATGACGCCTGGGACCAGTTTGACAGTTTCAAGATTTATGACCAGTTCACCCGTGCATGGCTAAAGGCCGCGCGCCGGTTGCTGAAACCCAATGGCGCAATCTGGGTTATCGGGTCCTATCATAACATTTTCCGCGTCGGCACCGCGCTTCAGGATGCGGGCTTCTGGATTTTGAACGATGTGATCTGGCGCAAATCGAACCCGATGCCCAATTTTCGCGGCAAACGGCTGACCAACGCGCATGAAACCATGATCTGGGCGTCAAAATCCGAAGGCGGCAAATATACCTTCAATTATGAAGCGCTGAAGGAACTGAACGAAGGCGTGCAGATGCGCAGCGACTGGGTGCTGCCGATCTGTTCAGGGCATGAACGCCTGAAAGATGACAAGGGCGACAAGGCCCACCCGACGCAAAAACCCGAATCCCTGTTGCACCGCGTGCTGGTGGGCTCCACCAACCCCGGCGATGTCGTGCTGGACCCGTTTTTCGGCACCGGCACCACCGGCGCTGTGGCCAAATTGCTGGGCCGTCATTACATCGGCATCGAGCGCGAGGAAAGCTACCGCAAGGTTGCGGCCAAACGGCTGGGGCAGGTGCGTCCGCTGGATGCCAGCGCGCTGGAAACCACAATTTCAAAACGTGCACAGCCGCGCGTGGCCTTTGGGCAACTGGTGGAACGTGGCCTGCTGCGCCCGGGCGAAGTGCTGGTGAACCCGCGTGGTCAGGCCGCCAAGGTGCGCGTTGACGGATCGCTTGTCAGTGCGGAACATCGCGGCTCCATTCATCAGGTGGGGGCTGCGTTGGAAAACGCGCCATCGTGCAACGGGTGGACCTATTGGCAGTTCAAGCGCGATGGCAAGTTGATCCCGATTGATTTGTTGCGCCAGCAAATCCGGTCGGAAATGCACGACTGA
- a CDS encoding carboxymuconolactone decarboxylase family protein — protein MDYPAFIAETRDKSRTLAKAIPDTMKGFGALSMAAKTSGVLGVKEKEFVALGIAVAVRCEPCIAFHVEALMKAGASREELADVLGMCIQMGGGPAVMYAGKAMECWDQLAG, from the coding sequence ATGGATTACCCTGCGTTTATTGCTGAAACACGCGACAAATCCCGCACATTGGCCAAGGCGATCCCCGACACGATGAAGGGGTTTGGCGCGCTGTCGATGGCGGCCAAGACAAGTGGCGTTCTGGGCGTGAAGGAAAAGGAATTCGTGGCTTTGGGCATTGCCGTTGCCGTGCGCTGCGAGCCGTGCATCGCCTTTCATGTGGAAGCGCTGATGAAAGCCGGGGCCAGCCGCGAAGAACTGGCCGATGTGCTGGGTATGTGCATCCAGATGGGCGGTGGCCCCGCCGTGATGTATGCGGGCAAAGCCATGGAATGCTGGGACCAGCTGGCGGGCTGA
- a CDS encoding gamma-glutamyltransferase family protein has product MRDFQYPGRSAVYASNGICATSHPLAAKTAVDILQAGGNAADAAIAAAVLLGICEPQMTGIGGDCFVLLKPAGEDRIVALNGSGRAPAAQNAAALRARGHDTVSLFGVDAVTLPGAVDAFCRLNADWGRMALADILAPAITYADAGVPVAPRTAFDWARAQNLQGRARDYFLTGGQPLRAGQIFRAPAQARALRQIAEQGRAGFYEGAVAQDIIDSLRALGGTHTLDDLAATRCDYADPISGTYQGVELVEHAPNGQGATANLILNILSHFDIAGLDPLGAPRAHLEAEATKLAYDARNRIIADPDHTSRLAHMLAPETAAALAALIAPDRIIADPAPLTEAIHRDTVYLTVVDRDRMAVSLIYSIFHPFGSGLASEKYGILFQNRGAGFTLQAGHPNELQGGKRPMHTIIPGMLRENGRVTLPFGVMGGAYQPVGHARLVSNLTDFGMALQSAIDAPRAFAENGTLTLERPYPDATLRALAGIGHKVVCSDSPIGGAQAIHLNSDGVLTGASDPRKDGCAIGY; this is encoded by the coding sequence ATGCGCGATTTTCAATATCCGGGCCGGTCGGCGGTCTATGCGAGCAACGGCATATGTGCCACCTCGCACCCGCTGGCGGCGAAAACGGCGGTCGATATCTTGCAAGCAGGCGGCAACGCCGCCGATGCCGCCATTGCCGCTGCGGTCCTGCTGGGCATATGCGAACCGCAGATGACAGGGATCGGGGGCGATTGTTTCGTGCTGCTGAAACCCGCAGGCGAAGATCGCATTGTCGCGCTGAACGGGTCGGGGCGCGCGCCTGCGGCACAAAATGCCGCCGCCCTGCGCGCGCGCGGGCATGACACCGTGTCATTATTCGGCGTGGATGCCGTGACCCTGCCGGGCGCTGTGGATGCCTTCTGCCGTCTGAATGCCGATTGGGGGCGCATGGCGCTGGCCGATATTCTGGCGCCTGCGATCACCTATGCCGATGCGGGCGTGCCGGTCGCCCCGCGCACGGCATTCGACTGGGCGCGTGCGCAAAACCTGCAAGGGCGCGCGCGCGATTATTTCCTGACCGGCGGCCAGCCTTTGCGCGCAGGCCAGATATTCCGCGCCCCCGCGCAGGCCCGCGCCTTGCGCCAGATCGCAGAGCAGGGCCGCGCCGGCTTTTACGAAGGTGCGGTGGCGCAGGACATCATTGACAGCCTGCGCGCGCTGGGCGGCACACATACGCTGGATGATCTGGCCGCGACGCGTTGCGATTATGCAGACCCCATTTCCGGCACATATCAGGGTGTCGAGTTGGTGGAACATGCCCCCAACGGGCAGGGGGCCACGGCAAACCTGATCCTCAATATCCTGTCGCATTTCGATATTGCGGGCCTTGACCCCTTGGGCGCACCGCGCGCCCATCTGGAAGCAGAGGCCACGAAACTGGCCTATGACGCGCGCAACCGCATTATTGCAGATCCCGACCATACATCCAGACTGGCCCATATGCTGGCCCCTGAAACAGCCGCCGCCCTTGCTGCCCTGATTGCGCCCGACCGCATTATCGCCGATCCCGCCCCCCTGACCGAAGCCATCCACCGCGACACTGTCTATCTGACCGTCGTGGACCGCGACCGTATGGCCGTGTCGCTGATCTATTCGATCTTCCATCCCTTCGGGTCGGGGCTGGCCTCGGAAAAATACGGAATTCTGTTCCAGAACCGTGGTGCAGGCTTCACGCTGCAAGCGGGGCACCCGAATGAATTGCAGGGTGGCAAACGGCCCATGCACACCATCATTCCCGGCATGCTGCGCGAAAACGGGCGCGTCACCCTGCCGTTCGGGGTGATGGGCGGCGCATACCAGCCGGTTGGTCACGCGCGGCTGGTGTCAAACCTGACCGATTTCGGGATGGCGCTGCAAAGCGCCATCGACGCGCCGCGCGCTTTTGCCGAAAACGGCACCCTGACACTGGAACGCCCCTATCCTGACGCGACATTGCGTGCGCTTGCCGGTATTGGCCATAAGGTCGTGTGCTCGGACAGTCCCATCGGGGGCGCACAGGCCATCCACCTGAACAGTGACGGCGTTCTGACTGGCGCATCCGATCCGCGCAAGGATGGCTGCGCAATCGGGTATTGA